TCGTGCCTCCTCGCCGAGCATCTCGCTGCGAGCACACTGATAGCCCGAGAGGAATGCGACAAAACTGTGAAAATGGTTGTCGCTATCGCCCCAATACATCGCAGGGCGTTTGAAGATGCTCTCCAAAACGTTGCCATCTTGCTTGTGATCGGTGTCGGTCATGGAGCGGATTTTTGAGGCGAACGTCTAGGCCATACGCGGCGGGGTGGAAAGCCTGAATTCAAACTGGAGCGCTTCCCGCCGTCGTATGAGCCGGCTTGTTCTGTCATTGTTTGGTGAGACGTCGTTGAAGGTCGGTAATCTCGGCGATCCAGGCATCCAGCAGCTCAGTCTCCTCCCAACTGCTTCGCAACCATGAGCTGTTCATCACGCGGTTAAGAGCTCGTGCTGCATCACGCCGTAGAAATGGAGAAATTGAGATCCAAGGCAATCCCTTCAGTTCATCATGCGGAACTTCAGGTGGGATGCCACAGAGATACGAGACCACCTCTCCAGCTGCAATCGCGCCTTCAGGATCGGAGTCTGCACTATCGCACGGATCGGAAAGCGTCGCGGTAATGAATCTCTCGGAAGGTGCATCACGAAAGCCATCGAGCCAGTCCATGGCTTGATCATTCTCGAAGGATCTTGTGCCCCAGGCTCCCATATTTTTGACAGAACTACGAGATAGTCTGCGTTTCTGCAGGAATATCAACAACTCTATAGTCTGCGTTTCTGCAGACTAATCCCGGATTTCCAATAGGGGGGATGCAGGGTTTCGCTCCTATTGCGGTGTTAGTCTGCAAAAACGCGGAAATATCCCGGAATATGAGGGTTTACCTGCATGAAGGAATCGCTCAACCAAACCCTCTAAGAAAAGGCCGG
The Phragmitibacter flavus genome window above contains:
- a CDS encoding DUF4259 domain-containing protein translates to MGAWGTRSFENDQAMDWLDGFRDAPSERFITATLSDPCDSADSDPEGAIAAGEVVSYLCGIPPEVPHDELKGLPWISISPFLRRDAARALNRVMNSSWLRSSWEETELLDAWIAEITDLQRRLTKQ